The window ATTTTGGGAAAGTTATAAATGTAAGTGGGGGTAATTTCCAGCTAGGAAAGTAAGAAATATGAGTTCCACGTAAAATCGGCTGTCTTTACTTGGTTGGCAGCTTTGGATAGTCGTTCGGTGTTAGACCACTTGATTAATGAGAACTTGGTGTTTCTAATAATAATCATGTTTGAGAAGCAGTAGAGCGGATGaacatttttccttaaattgcTTTTTTGCTTCAGAAAGTGGGTTCAATCGGTGGTCCCACAGATTGAAGAGCACTTTTTGCATTGTGCTTTAGAATGGAAATAAGAATATTAGAGGTGTTTGGAAATGTTCCCTCACTTGTAATTTTGGTGTTTTATGGTAGGAAAGGGATACATGAATCTTTAAGGGATGGGAACTGACTTAAATGAAGTAAAAAATTTTGGTTGTGTCAGTCTTTTTGTGTGGGATGCGTATGGTAAATTTTGGGTTACAACACCTTTTAaagtctttcttttttattttccattatattgtaaatttttttctttgtatgtcGATTACCGGCATGATAGACTTTGtcctttcttctttctctgTGTGCAATGAAgcattagaataaaaaaaaaaaatcaatttgaccGTTGTATCTGTGCTTGGAATATTCCCTACAAATATAGAACTAGAGAGGGAGGAAGGCAAATTCTgcaagaaagaagagagaggtCATTCACCTAGGGAAAAGCAAGCATAGTAAGAAATGATAGAGTTTTACATAGGTTTGACAGAAAGAAcagttttgtttagtttttgttGCTGGGAAATTAGGTTTCTTTTAGGAATTCAAATTAGGTTTCTTTAGAAGGTATATTAGAGCCACAAGTTCTCTCCAAAATTTGTATGTCCCCAGATCAGGTGGCATATCAAACTTGATCATTATCATTGAACATTCCCAGAAAATATAATCTGGACTGGAATGGTCACTGGATTTAGAGTCTTAAGTGAGCAAGCTTATCTAATCAAGGACCATTCTATCTAGTTAACTTTCCAATGTCAGAGAACTTCCATTTGcacaaaattaaatgattgaTCATTTCTGATTCATTGGCTATTATCTCTTTTGAGATTGAAAGGAGTCATGTTATCCTTAATGTGGAGTGAATGCCTTTTATGTTATGCACTAGATATAAATTGGACCTCAAATAGTTGGAATTTAAAAGCTTTACCACGTTGTGTGACTTGTGTCAAAGTTACACACGGCTGTCTCTTCTACCATGTAGTATAAAGTAACGACTTGAGCAAACATGCTCAAGTTATGAGATTTCTGGATATTGAGTAGTTTGTTTAAAACATTGAATTCCATTCCACAACAATCAACAAGTCCTAAAGCTCATTGTGAAATTACTTACCATGTGCAGAtagttttcactattttttctattttaattatgCCCTAATGATTTATTACCGGGGCTTCTGTTTTTCATGTACTGCTGCAGTGGCTTTGTGGATATATGAGAAGAGATCAGGACATGGATAGTTCAAGAAATGATGAGGTGAATGGGGTGCATATGTTTGGTTCTGATGATGAGGTGTTCACTCAAGTTCCAACCCAAGCCCAATCTGTTGTGGAAGGATCAGGGTCGTTGCTGGTATCAGGGTATGAACCAGTCACTGATATGGATTATCTGCAGGTATGTCATTTTGTCGGCCTAAAAGTTTACATGGAGGTATCATCTTGAGTAGTTCGGAGTCAGACTTGGGTGTGTGGAGTAGTTCTTCAGTTGAGATATTGTTCCCTCATGCTTTATTTTATTGTCTGATTTGGAAATGTGTAATATGTGGTTAAACCGTAACACCTTAAATGTGCTACTTTTCCAGATGCCTTGAGATTGAAAGTTTGGGACTAACAACAAAGGGGTCCCACTTAAGACATATGGACAGTAAACATTTGAATGATTAGATGACCTATgcctatttgattttttaaatttatttaagatttttaaaataaaatttctttctaaaattttcaGAGATCTGGTGTAGATTAATCTGACTGTGATGATGTTTTTCTTTGAAATCTCTTACATGAATCTGTCTTTTTGTGGGTCAGCAAAGTCCTTATTCTCAAGTCGCGTGCTTGACCATAATTCCATATGATTCTCTGTTGCAACATGGAAGCACCCTGCTTTCCCCTTTCTGCTAATTTCTTTGGGTATgcctatatttattttatttttgcaggAGTTATTGGCCATTCAACAAGAAGGGCCAAGAGCTATTGGCTTCTTTGGGACACGAAATATGGGATTCCTGCATCAAGAACTTATCGAGATCCTGAGCTATGCTATGGTTATAACTGTATGACATTGGAACTTCAGTCtagtttattttatatgtaacaTTATGTGCTCGTCAGGCAGACCAGATGTTTTCTCAGTACTGGATCTTACCACTTTCATGTTGGCTGCATGGGCGAGCATATGTTCCTGATTTTCAAGGTCATTGCTTTACCGTAATTTTTTCCTGCAGGAAAACCACATTTATACATCAGGAGCATCTGGGACGAATGCGGCTGTTATAAGAGGTGCTTTGAGAGCGGAGAAACCAGAACTGCTTACTGTAATCTTGCCTCAGAGTTTGAAAAAGCAACCTCCCGAAAGCCAGGAACTGCTGTCTAAAGTAAGATTTGCTCATGACTTTCTcttgtttcatttttcatttattgaaaattaaatacctTTGCTGCTATCATTCCCATGATTCTTTCACTGTCAAAGGTATTAATGACTGAACATCTAGTCTTTTATTTGATGTGTTTGATCAATAATTAGTTTCGTGAAAGGAAATTGTACTACTAGAAGTTCATAATTTTTCCATCCATGATTTATAGTAGTTTCTATTTCAGAATTAGGTTTGCATTCTAATGTCATGTTGTGATCCTCATCAaacaaatatttagaatttttgcCACAAATGTGTGGCATGTGTTATTAAACACCACCTGTGATGAAGAACCAGCTACTTCATGGCCCACTTAAAATGATCACAATCAGATGATTTCAAACCATCCAACTTGAAAAGTTTTCAACATTTTGCAGAAAAACTTcctttaaaaggaaaataggtGTGAAACAGTTTTATCCTGAacttttacctttttctttattatctTTTGGGTAGGATTGATTAATTTTTGGgtcaagttttttatttaaaagtcaTGTTCACAATGAACTGAGTGCTTTTAGTTATATAACACTAGATCTTCCATTTTTACGAGATGGTATCGAGCACACTCCTTGTGTGGCTATGGTTGAGCCCACATGAAACTTTGATTAGTCAGGACTTCAAAACTTTTACAAGAGAGAGGCAAATGTAGTAGCTAGGGTCTTTGACATAGTTACTAATCTAACAACCATTGCTATAGTAGATAGTTTTTTAACCTATCAGTATCATTGTGGACTACGGCCCAACCAGGGATGACTAGCAGCTGCTAATGGAAGAGTCCATGCCAGTGAATCAGCAGGCTGTGTATGGTCGGAATGTTCCAACATGAATGTTTCTCTTTTAGGATTGAGGGTCCATAACTATTGCTGATCTATTTAACATGCAAGAGCATGGATTAAATTGAGTTTCCAAATAAGGACAAATTATTAAGAATGTGGAATTGcaatgaaaattaaaacttaaaccAACATATTTGTTGGTAGGGTGCAAAAGAATGTTATTGGTGTTAtcttatttattgtttttttgtgtGGATTTTCAGGTGCAGAATGTGATAGAGAAGCCTCACAATGATCACCTTCATCTGATAGAAGCCAGCAGGTCCGTAACAGCTTCATATTTGTAATCTTTTAATGAATAGGACTAAGCAAAGAGTGCTTCCAAATTCATGATGCCCTTTATACACTCTTTTGCTGCTGTGAGAGCTTTCAACTTGCCTGCTTCCTTCTTATTGCTCTGACCCCATCCACAATTTCAAACCCTGATGATGGGAAATGGAAGATAATGTTAATCTGAGGTTACAACCACTGCAACACAGTGATCTGATCTCACTGTTTCTCACCATAGTTTGCTTCCATTCATTGGCCAGTAGGAAAAGAACGGTTTTCTATTTGGTATGGGCTTTTGATTCATTTGGGCACTTCgctttgaaagaaaaaaaggacaaaGGGCTTAAGCTCCACTCGTCTAGGTCCCACTTCATTAGCTTGTCGGTTTATTCACCAGTTCTACCTCTAAGAGTCATATATCAATGAGCACACTTCTGGCATTACAGGACTAGACAGTTAGACCATTTATTTTACTGTCAGACTTCTCAGTAGCATTCtgtactttaaattattttctggGTAAATGCAAAGAGGACTCTATCTGATCATTGTTCTTGTCTTGGAGAGACTGCAGGTTGTGTAACCTTGACATCATTACTTGTGTACAGCAAGTCATTTGCTTTGCCTTCCATGACAGCAAGTTGCTGATGGAAACATGTCAAGAGGCCAGAAACCTCCGAAAAATTGTGACTCTCTTCTACCTGGATTGAGAACCAATGCGCTCCTCTGCTCGATACATCAATTTCCATACACAGAGACGAAGAAAGGTGTTCTCTTTGTTGCTTTGTTCGGTTTTGTATGTAAATTAGGAGCCATCTTTCTTTGGAGATTGTTTCAATTTGTCTGTAAATGTAGGAACCATCTTTATATTGCAGATTGTGTTAGTGACAAAGAGGGCCCATTAGCTCTTCTTACTATCATTGGGGGGGATAAAGATAGTGGTTTAAtttaaaaggaaaggaaggaaATCTTAGAAATGTGTTCATACTATGATGCATTCATATCATAGTAGatgtgatatttaataattacaTGACACCCTTTTTTTCCTGGCCCTGGAGTGTAGCTTAGTGGAAGTGACCTTTGGCAATGAATCAGAGGTCTCGAGTTTATATTGAAGTGGGTCTAGGATACAAGGATAGAAGGTTGGGTTCATATCATCAAGGATTTGCTTCGCTAGTAGTTGAGATTAATACCTGGTTGGGGTGGATTCTTGTTGGATGATTACATGGCATGGTTATGCAGGGCATCACCAAATAGGGTCTTATCATAAATGTCTTTGATTTTACGTAGGTTTTTTATTTAGGGTTTGATTTTCATAAGGTTGctcaactttatttttattttctagtcattttattattatttggctattgatgtatatatatatataccaagcAACTTCATGTATATTTGAAAGTAATTATTGTAAAAGTACTTTTAATATGTGgcattttttattctcaaatcGAGTTATTTTATAGAATGTCAATGATCATCCCTCTTGAATTTGTTGTTGGTTAGCTATATTATTAGATAAGAgatgaaataataaattttatcccATATTTGATTGACAATAAGatagaataaataattatatcttataaaaaaaaaagggaaaaaggaaagaggaGAGAATAACAAGAATGCTAAGGGAAAATAGAAATATCAATGAAAGGGATTGAATGAATGTTTTATTAGGGGTCTTCCTCTTTTATaggaattaaaaaatcaatgtgGATGATCATTCATAAGTTCTCATAATCGaataaattatcatattttataacactctcTCTTGaatgatcataaaaatatatgcCTCGTTAAAACCTTATTATGAAAAaccctagtgaaggaaaaattGTGCAATATTTTTTTGAACTACTATTACTACTTTGTCAAAAATCTTACTAAAAAAACTCAATGGGATAAAATtagataaagaataaaaaagtgcaatatatttatattagtaTTCTTTCCCTCATGTAGACATAATCATGCTCTTGTCAATGCTTCAATTGATAGATATCTCAATATAAGTTTCTGAAAGAGAGAATTATGAGTGAATGAATTTTGTATATTGGTTATGTGTTTTTATGCTATACACAGGTACCTCTTATAGAGGAGAAATAATACAACAAATAAGAACAAATCAGGGAAATCTCCCTAAAATAACTAACTAATAACAAACCTTCCTAATTTACATCATTGACCAAATCAACTATTTATACCTAATCAAATCTCCTAATATTCAGCTATATTCTAACTGAATCCTCTATTTTTCCAGCACTCAATCTCCACATTCTAATATCTTTGCATTAATGTGAAACTTTATCTTGGAAGCAAGTGgacaaaatattatatttggtcACGTAGAATCTACAATATACACCAGTGCATTGATGACATTGAAATAAAAGTACTTCTAGACTGAGTAGTTCTTCGTTATCTTTTTTAGGATGAAAGAGGTCATTTTCACTTTAAGTAAACGAAATACATTAGAGAGTATAATGGATGTGATTTGTCCATGTGAAAGTGATTAAGGACTTTCTATGTATGTTAATTAATGGACTAGCATTCCATTTGGAAAGTACTTCATCTACAAGTTGAGTCAACATTTTGATTTTCCAAAATCTTTCATTAGATAATTATTCACTTTTATAAATACTTTAGGAGTTTCAATAAGATTATAATAGTTATAAACCTCCATTTTAATCTATACAAGGATGTAACTTAATCAAGTATATTATATAACACTATTTGGAATATGTTATGAGATATTAATTCTTTTAGGGAATTATTTGTTTCAGACATGTTAATCATTCAGGGATTTGGTTGTTTGATGCATTTTGAATCCTTAAGAGattttaatatatctataaATCCATATACATTATATAGTATATATTAAGTTTAAGTCCTTAGGGATAATGAAAAGAGGATGGGCCTTGGCGAACAGATGTTTTATGTGTCTTGAGAAAGAGGAGGACATAAACcaccttcttcttcattgttccaGGACGAGGGTGTTATGGGATCTCATTTTTGCTCTATTTGGGGTGTCGTGGGTTATGCCTTTTTCAGTTAGAGATACCCTCCTAAGTTGGAATGGTTATTTTCTGGGCAAAAATCACAGGAAGGTATGGAGAGCTGCCCCTCTtcacattttttggacggtctggaaggagaggaatagttTGGCTTTCAAGGATAAATCGTTGTCAATTCAGAGATTGAAACAATCTCTTATTCTTACCTTATGGGCTGaggctaagttgttcatagacgATTGCCCTCTTTCTATAGCTaactttattgattggttggggtaTAGGTAGGCGGTGGTATTCGGtcttcttttttgttctttagcCTTTGAtggtgggtgtataggtttgtatACTTTGAGTCGCTATTTTAGCGCCTTTTTAATGGatattcatttacttatcaaaaaaaaaaaaagtccttaGGGATAATCAATCTTGATAGTTGGGAAATATGATTTGAGTCATTAAAAGAGTCGATACAAAGTTTTTACAGAAACCTTATGTTATAATTTATCTTGAATACACTTTTATATAATGACTTATAagtattaaacaatttttactttttcaaacATTAGACTTCAAATCCATTTATATTCAACAAGTTTAACTTCTTTCTAACGTCTGAACAACAAGTCCAAATACTCTTTATTTGGCCAACTAGTTTAGCTTGTCTTTATTGCATCTTCcattttggcctttttttttatgtcGATATTTTTGTACAATTCATGATTTGGAATCTTCATCATTCCTCATAATGTCAAAAgaccatttaaaaataagacaaatgcATTGTTAATGACAACATTATTTTGATCTCATAATCCTCCGATCATATTTATAACAAATAGTGGCCacttttacttttaaatataaagaaactCATGCCTCTTTAGGGCTATTTGTTTAATTTGTACTTCTTCATGGGTTATTCATTCAATTTGTACATCTTCAGAGGTTATTCATTCTATTTGTACCTCTTTAGAGGTTATTTGTTCAAGGGAGAATTGTTTTTTGAGCCCAATTGGGCCAAAAAATTAAGTTCTGGTTCATATAACTTACATAATTGATGGAAAAGATATTAGATATTAACAAaccaatatacccttcaaatttCCAACTCAGATGGTTGTAAATTAATGGGTTTCATAGGTGGTAAACTTGAAATACCATGTCACCCGTTTAAAAAATCTGAAATAAAGGATATAAGGGTCACCACCCCCTACCCCTTTCTCTTCCTCTGTAAACAACATACTCACAGACGATGTCGACTGTAACTGTCCCCCAATCAGTTCCTTCAATAGTCGAGGATTGTGAGCAACTTAGAAAAGCTTTTGCAAGTATTTTATCATCATGATTGCCAAATCCAAATGATGGGGGGTCTAAATTCTTTTCTCACATTTTGATTTGATGATGTTGGTTCCTTTGATGATGTGTTGGATCTTTGTTTACTGGGTCAATACAAGGTTTTAGGAAAGACAACCGTTTTGATCTCGTGTTGgggtgtttaaaaaaattttgaacttaatAATAGAGCGTTTTTAGATGCAGGGTGGGAGATAAATGAGGCTTTGATCATATTCATCTTGGCTCATAGGAATGTAGCACAACCTAAGTAAATTCAAGAAACTTACAGTGAATCTAATGGAAAAGATCTCCTAAAAAAATGCCATTTCACCTGcttaaaaattttcactttaGAATCTGCTTGTTGGGTTTATCGTCCAAAGAGAAGAAATGGGTATTGTCCAAACGGTGAGCTTTGGGAAAGAAGATTCTTTGGTGATGATGCAATTCCTCCAGAAAAGCTATCCTTCGTATCAAACATATCTCGAAAGCAGAAAAGTTAGTCCCCCACACGAAACGGAGATAAGGAAGAACTTCGATGAAGATATAAAGCGGCTGCAACTGTGGTCGTGATGATGACAGTGGCCCAACAACCTCCTATGAAGATGAAAATATGCTAAATGGGGTATATGCCCTATTGTGGGATAAGTATATTTTCTAGAATTCGAACCTAGGTTGATGGAGGATTGAGTGTGTTTTTATTAGGTTTAAGGGTGAATTGTGACATTcatatttgtgaaaattattcTGCTATGATCCAAAGCACAACCCTATTAATTATATGATTGAAACTCCTTTATGTTTgagtagaaaattaataatatgatgACTAGTAGTTAGGAAACAAATTGATACTTcagtttttccttattttattaacCAAAAGATTGCAAACATGATTAACTTATGTATGAGCAGACATTTAGTAGTAGTTGTATGGAATTTTTGTCATTGTACAAtacatttacactaagtgtacgaGGTACATGTGCttactgtacaagggtgtacaaaggTACCTATGTTGAAGGATTTGAAAtccttttaaaatcatttctattttaaaagGATGGGGGACATTCCCTCACACATATTCCTTGATCACGCACTCATCccattcaattttattacttCATCATGTTCATTGGATGACCTACCACAATAATGATGAATAAGAACCTATATTGGGTTTCATTTCCCCATTTTCCCTTAGGCATCACATCGGAACATGGTAGCCCACTCATATGCACGCTTTTAGTTGTAGCTATGTCAAATTTTTGTCATTGTACaagacatttacactaagtgtacaagatAAGTGTGCAAGATAAGTGTGAttagtgtacaagggtgtacaagggtaccTATGTTGAAGATTTCAAATCCTTTTGAAAAAATGGCTtgctcatttcctttttttaaggGGGATATTCCTCATAgacattcctcatttccctttaTAAACATTCATTTGATGAGCTAGCGCACTTATGATGAataggaacctaaattgggtttcattttccctcTTGTCACTCAGCCATGACATTGGAATATGGTTAACCTGTCCATATGCACTCGTTCAGTTGTAGCTATGTTGAATTTCaacaactgtacaaggcatttacacaaagtgtacaaggcaaatgtactcaatgtacaagggtgtataagggtgtctatcttaaggggtttcaagtgattttgaagaacttaatcatttaatttttccaaTCGTGAGGGACATTCCTCACACACATTGCTTGACCACACACTCATTGTatgcattttatttgatgtctaccatgttaaTTTATTCTATTAGCTCTCCTACTattgatgaatatgaaccgaaatgAGGGTaaactttttccttcttttccctAATCCAtgagaatggaaacattgtttacccacccatatgcactcgTTAAGTTGTACCTATGTGGGATTTCATAattgtacaaggcatttacactaagtgtacaatgcaaatgtattaactgtacaagtgtgtacaaggctacctatcttgaaggatttcaaatgcttttgaaaaaattgcttgctCATTTCCCTTTTCTAAAGGGgacattcctcatttcccttcgtacaccTTCATTGGATAAGCTAACACACTAATGAGGAataggaacctaaattgggtttcattttccccattttcaTTAAGCCATGACATTGGAATGTGGTTAACTTGCCCATATGCACTGATTCATTTGTAGTTATGTCAAATTTCTGTAATTGTACAAGACATTTACACGAAGTGTACAAAGCAAATGTACTTAATGtgcaagggtgtacaagggtgtctattTTAAAGGATGttaagtgattttgaagaacttactCATTTAGTTTTTCTAATCGTGTGGGACATTGCTCACACACATTGCTTGACCACACACTCATTGTatgcattttatttgatatttgtcATGTTAATTCTTTCTATTAACTCTCCTACTACTGATGAATATGAATCGAAATGAGGGTAaactttttcctcattttccctAATCCATAagaatggaaacattgtttacccacccatatgcacttgttcgGTTGTACTTATGTGGGATTTCGTGActatacaaggcatttacactaagtgcacaatgcaaatgtgctaactgtacaagcatgtacaaggctacctatcttgaaggatttcaaatgcttttgaaaaactCACACAGTCATTTGCAAtgcaaaattaacatttgggcCATATAAGTTGTGTAATTGAGATGGAGGatataaaatatcaagaaacaaatatacccttcaaatttCCATATAAGATGTCTGTAAAATTTGGGTTTCACATGTGGTCAATTGAAGTTGCCTTGTCATATCTCTTTAAAATGTGTACGTGGCTATGACTTGGGTCTATTGTCcaataaaacaaattcaaagagAGGATTTGGGTGTGGTTCTTAGAGAGAGAGGTTGAACTCTAAGGAAGAAGACTCTGTGAGGATCATGCAATTCATTCACAATTCCTTCAAGTTAAACAAATCTCAAAAGCAAACATTCCCTTCAAGATCTAAAGTCGTTACAACATTGGTAGTAGCATATATGCCCAATGACCTCCTTTGAACATGAAAATATGTTCCATCTATTGAAGTGGTTTTCGGGTTAGTATAGTTTTTGGAATTGGAACCCAGGTTTGTGGAGAATTGAGGGTGTTTTTCGTtaccattcaatttttttcccttgttgATTTTCATTACATAAGCTACCACACTAATGATGAATACTAAGATAATTTGGGTTtaattttcctcattttccctTAGGCATGACATTGGAACATGATTAACCCAACCATATACACACGTTCAATTGTTGGTATGTCGAAATTATGCCACTGTACAAGGCTTTTACAAAAAATGTACAAGGCATATGTACTAactgtacaaaggtgtacaagggTACCTGTCTTGAaagatttcaaatgattttgagGAACTCCCTCGATCATTTCCCTTTTCCAAGGATGAGATACATGCCTCACACATATTAGTTGATCACGTGCAAGCCATGCATTTATTTGACCTCATACATTTTCATTCCATCACGTTGTATTCATAAATGGTGATTAGGGATACATGGTTGTGtttgatttcattgtttttacCTCTTTTCCTGAACCATGACAATGGAAACGTAGTtaacccacccatatgcacacaTTTCATTATAGGTGTATgtaaatgtacaagggtgtacaaggtaTCTATCCATTTCATTATAAGTGTAaatgtacaaggcatttacactaagtgtacaaggtcTGTGTGCTAACCGTACAAGGGTGTATAAGGTATCTATCCATAATGATTTGAAAGGTATATGAAGAACTCGC of the Vitis vinifera cultivar Pinot Noir 40024 chromosome 10, ASM3070453v1 genome contains:
- the LOC100261763 gene encoding uncharacterized protein LOC100261763; translation: MTTPLRLVLPPLGLTSATTTPIASFSFSPSKLPILFHFVTSPSPNSSNPFIFSPSLALHRCFPEKRSTLSSRQMWLCGYMRRDQDMDSSRNDEVNGVHMFGSDDEVFTQVPTQAQSVVEGSGSLLVSGYEPVTDMDYLQELLAIQQEGPRAIGFFGTRNMGFLHQELIEILSYAMVITENHIYTSGASGTNAAVIRGALRAEKPELLTVILPQSLKKQPPESQELLSKVQNVIEKPHNDHLHLIEASRLCNLDIITCVQQVICFAFHDSKLLMETCQEARNLRKIVTLFYLD